In the genome of Leeuwenhoekiella sp. MAR_2009_132, one region contains:
- a CDS encoding ABC transporter ATP-binding protein yields MIAIKDLHKSYNMGANSLHVLKGINFSVKEGELVSIMGSSGSGKSTLLNILGMLDEADNGSYTLDNVPIKNLNEKIAAQYRNRFLGFIFQSFNLINYKSALDNVGMPLYYQGMKRKERTEKAMSYLEKVGLANWAHHMPNELSGGQKQRVAIARALASDPKVLLADEPTGALDTKTSYEVMELIQGINDEGKTILIVTHEDDIAHMTKRIVNLKDGLIIDDTLVNQVRASSHV; encoded by the coding sequence ATGATTGCTATCAAAGATTTGCATAAGTCCTATAACATGGGAGCTAATTCATTGCATGTACTTAAGGGTATCAATTTTTCAGTAAAAGAGGGAGAGCTCGTTTCAATAATGGGATCATCAGGTTCTGGCAAATCTACATTGCTTAATATTCTGGGAATGCTTGATGAAGCAGACAATGGTTCGTACACGCTCGACAATGTTCCTATTAAAAATCTTAACGAAAAAATAGCAGCCCAGTATCGCAATCGATTTTTGGGTTTTATCTTTCAGTCGTTCAATCTTATTAATTATAAAAGTGCTTTAGATAATGTGGGGATGCCTCTTTACTATCAGGGTATGAAGCGAAAAGAACGCACTGAAAAAGCGATGAGCTATCTTGAAAAAGTAGGTCTTGCAAACTGGGCACATCATATGCCTAATGAACTTTCTGGAGGTCAGAAGCAACGTGTGGCAATCGCACGAGCATTAGCAAGTGATCCTAAAGTTTTACTGGCAGATGAACCTACCGGAGCCTTAGATACAAAGACAAGTTACGAGGTGATGGAGCTTATACAGGGTATAAACGATGAAGGCAAAACCATTCTAATTGTTACGCACGAAGACGATATCGCGCATATGACTAAGCGCATCGTGAACCTTAAAGACGGGTTAATTATAGATGACACACTGGTTAATCAAGTAAGGGCTTCATCTCATGTTTAG